A window of the Microtus pennsylvanicus isolate mMicPen1 chromosome 4, mMicPen1.hap1, whole genome shotgun sequence genome harbors these coding sequences:
- the LOC142848882 gene encoding histone H2B type 1-H-like encodes MPDPAKSAPAPKKGSKKAVTKAQKKDGKKRKRSRKESYSVYVYKVLKQVHPDTGISSKAMGIMNSFVNDIFERIAGEASRLAHYNKRSTITSREIQTAVRLLLPGELAKHAVSEGTKAVTKYTSAK; translated from the coding sequence ATGCCTGATCCTGCAAAGTCAGCTCCCGCCCCGAAGAAGGGCTCCAAGAAGGCCGTGACCAAGGCCCAGAAAAAGGACGGCAAGAAGCGCAAGCGCAGCCGCAAGGAGAGCTACTCGGTGTACGTGTACAAGGTGCTGAAGCAGGTCCACCCCGACACCGGCATCTCTTCCAAGGCCATGGGCATCATGAACTCGTTCGTCAACGACATCTTCGAGCGCATCGCGGGCGAGGCGTCGCGCCTGGCGCATTACAACAAGCGCTCGACCATCACGTCCCGGGAGATCCAGACGGCCGTGCGCCTGCTGCTGCCCGGGGAGCTGGCCAAGCACGCCGTGTCCGAGGGCACCAAGGCCGTCACCAAGTACACCAGCGCCAAGTAA
- the LOC142848883 gene encoding histone H2A type 1-H, with the protein MSGRGKQGGKARAKAKTRSSRAGLQFPVGRVHRLLRKGNYSERVGAGAPVYLAAVLEYLTAEILELAGNAARDNKKTRIIPRHLQLAIRNDEELNKLLGRVTIAQGGVLPNIQAVLLPKKTESSHKAK; encoded by the coding sequence ATGTCTGGACGCGGAAAGCAAGGTGGCAAAGCTCGCGCCAAGGCCAAGACCCGCTCCTCCCGCGCCGGCCTGCAGTTCCCCGTGGGCCGCGTGCACCGCCTCCTCCGCAAGGGCAACTACTCAGAGCGGGTGGGCGCCGGCGCCCCGGTGTACCTGGCGGCCGTGCTGGAGTACCTGACGGCCGAGATCCTGGAGCTGGCTGGCAACGCGGCCCGCGACAACAAGAAGACGCGCATCATCCCGCGCCACCTGCAGCTGGCCATCCGCAACGACGAGGAGCTCAACAAGCTGCTGGGCCGCGTGACGATCGCGCAGGGCGGCGTCCTGCCCAACATCCAGGCGGTGCTGCTGCCCAAGAAGACCGAGAGCAGCCACAAGGCCAAGTGA